From Oenanthe melanoleuca isolate GR-GAL-2019-014 chromosome 4, OMel1.0, whole genome shotgun sequence:
GCAAAAAGGGTACATTGCAAAAATACAGTAGGACACCAATTTACAAAAGATATTTCAGATGTCCCAGTTCTTGAATTTGGTACTGCTGTGCCTCACCATCATAGCCTCAAAGGTCTCTCATTTTAAGCCTACCTGGATTCTTTTTCACAACCAAATTATAGACAAGAGCAGAGTTTCTTATTCAATAGCCCTCTGTCAGAGCTCTGAGAGAGTGCACTTAGGGCCATTAATTCTGGGTCCCTAATTCTGGTTGTCAGTCTTCCAGCTGCTGTCATATAGGTTTGCTACTGTCTGCTCTAATTCCTGTCTTTGAAAACCAAATGATAATGGATTATATGCCAGAGTGGGAATAGGCACATTGGTTGGGATCCAAGCTGTATCCCAGGTGATAACAAGGAGaagcagtgaaaagaaaaataaaaaatcagcttttcagTGATGTATCAGGGAGCTTCATCTCTACTAGAAGTCGTCTTCATACATAGCATTTAAATGGTAACTAAGTGATCCTTATCATCATCTGATTTGCAGAAAATGGTAGCTTTCCTTGCAGATATAATTGAAATTTTCAGAGATACTGCTGCAGACCTCCCCCCAAATTTTTACACAGGAGAGGGCATTAAGGCTTCCCCCATGAAGACTGGTAGGGTTGCAGATTTTTAAGGGACACAACCTCATTGCTTTGAAGCTTTTTTCAGTATCTGCTAAGTTCAAGTcatcctttaatttttttcccctgccaaTTGCACCAAAATACTCATCAAGGCAATCTGGAATATATTCTtgaatgggtttttttggtctctCCTGCTTCAATGCTTTTTCTGTCAATTCTGTCactgctttccttcctgcttttgtGTACTGAGAAACAGAATTAAGGTGTGCTGCAACCGGTGGACACTTGCATAAACAGCCTGCTTTGAATAAAACAGAACGATCTGGGGAGAGGAAAACTACCCTCAGTTCTCCTGCCCAAATGCTAAAACATAGATGAGGTCCACATACTATTAAAGCATCACATTTTTGCTTTGAGACCACTGAAATGctgtgaagagcagaaaaatgtaaataaactGAACAGGGAACATAAAAGCACATTGATCCCCAGGTTCTGAAACTGCAGTTTAAAAGGTTtatatttgtaatttatttaagACTGTTTCTGGCAAATCCATTAGTAATGAATCTCcttcacacatttttatttttatgcacaAGAGCTTTAAGTTTGCCAGGACTTCTGCAAAGCAACTTTTACTGCATCAGATTACTGCATTCCTTGATCTCTCCCAGCACACACTCACAGCAGCCACACTCAAACAACGTTTAGCTCTGCAACAGACACCTCCAAAAACAAggtatttcttttaaatcaacacagctgtgaaaagaaagcaaacacaatGGTTTtgccctgtccctccagcaTTTTGCATCCGATGTTCCAGTTAAAATCAGCACGATCCTCTGCAATCCTTGTATCCTAAATCCGTGTGGAACTTCTTCATTGGGTATTGATGCAGAattgggagctgccagctccgATTGCTCTCCCCAGCACACGGGCTTGAGACTCTATTTCATAATAGGAAAAGATGGCCAGCGTTTTCCTGACAGAAGTATCATACATTTTTCAGTCAGTAAAAATTACAGAGCTCATTGACAATGCCTCTCCCATAGAGAATGAGGACTGCAAATTACccagcaaagatttttttttttttttttttgtacacgaaaaaaaaaccagcacaatcTGCAAAACTTATTAACTAATGGGGTTTGAACCCCCTCTTTGCATGCTGCTGACACGCTCACAGCAACCTATGATCATATTCAAAAAGCAGAGTAATCTTTATGCTGCTAGAGCTCTGTGTGCCGTAGCATACACTGCaaaggaaaaggtaaaaataaaaaaaaaaataaaaagcctttaGGAAAGGCATGTGCTGAACATACAAAATATGCAGGATGAAAAAAGACCAAATGTAATTAAAGCTTATATGAAATGAGACACTCCTAtttgcagagctctggctgcatTTCTATGAGAAAGAATGCACAGAATTTCAAATCATGCTCTATTTAGGCAatgtcagaagaaaaaaaaaacacattttccccccacacacacacccctcaATCCCCCACCCGAAGACCAAAAGGCAAATCTCATCATCGGAATTAGAGAGAAAAAGCAATCCAAAGAGACTGATTTACACATTCCTTCCCAAACCAAGTAATCGAGTCTCTCCCTCTCCCGGCTAATAGCTTATAAATTCAGACTTTAAACAAAAGCATCcgagaaaaaaagagaaagaatccTAATTCTCAAGCTTCCTACTTAGCACTGCCTCGCTTTTGAtgatttgtgctgctgtgtgtgcgTGCCTGTTTGAGAAATGGCGAGATAGGCTTaaagtattttccatttcatcaaAGAGCATATATTACTTTCCTGGTTCGCTGCGATGTTGGTTTTATGCCCACCCCTTTTCAATCTGCCCATGTCTGAGATGCACAGTGCAGGCGTACAATCATGAGCAGCTTACGACACTCAGTGAACACTGGGTGCCTCTGCATGCTCTAGCAACATACTGCTCAGCTGAAGGGAAGGGATTCTTGCTGTCTCTCTCTGCTCTAAGCATCACCTAACAAGCAAAGCGAACAAAGAATGGGAAATAAAGCGACCCTTAGCCGGTCAGTGAATGAAGGGTAACCTCTCTCTGGAGTAAAGGTGGTGCCGGTCCATGGTCGTTGCAAATGATGGACATTAAACAGATTGACAAATCCCGTGGAGTCGTTAGTAAAgagtttggagtttttttcacGCCACAGTGTTAACTGCAGAGGAAAGgacagagggagaaggagaagatcAAGCTCATGTACATAGTTCTGAAACTTGCAGGTCCTAGGAGGCAGCTCAAAGCTAGCTGGACAAGCCTTTCGCTCGTTGAGCAGAAGCGAAGTGAGACATTGTGAGCTTGCCAGCCTTGCACAACATTGAAAGGGACTGAATTTGTAGCACAGAGGGGTCTTTTTTAGCTCTGCATATAATTAGTCCAAACACAAAGGAAGCAACTGAATGGAGGTTGTCACTCTCTGGAAAAGGGTGGGTAAGacactttttaattaaattctttcatgaagaaagattttttttttttcctttgctgcagcaTTTAACATGAACAAAATCACTATCATTTTACCTTTGAATGTCTGTGAACTTTAatgctgcacagctcctgcatgctgtaaagtgaaatatttgcctctgtgtttgctctgtttgctgttttgctttggttttcgGGCTTTGTTTCGttggtttgcctttttttattttttttttttctctcccttaaataaaatatgatgtAGAATTTGAAAAGATTCAATGGACATTCTCAAGCATATTCGGAAATATTCTTGCTAATGGATTTCCTTCTTATTGGTCTCTGTTTAAACTGGCTGCTGAGGAAGCCCCCGGGGTTGATATTGTGTACGCTGGGTATCTTTTCTAAAATGCTTCCAGCTGTGAATAGTGGGTGTCCACAGCTCTGTCGGTGTGAGGGCAGGCTTTTGTACTGTGAATCACTGAATCTCACAGAGATGCCTCGCAACCTGTCGGGCATGATGGGCTTGTCTCTGCGGTACAACAGCCTTTCAGAGCTGCATGATGGACAGTTCACAGGGTTAATGCAGCTCACGTGGCTCTATCTGGATCACAATCACATTTGCTCAGTGGAGGGGAATGCCTTTCAAAAATTGCGGCGAGTTAAAGAGCTCACCCTGAGTTCCAACAAAATAACCCAACTGCCCAACACCACTTTCCGCCCCATGCCAAACTTGCGCAGTGTGGATTTATCGTACAACAACCTACAGTCTCTGGAGCCTGACCTGTTCCACGGGCTGAGAAAACTGACAACTTTGCACATGCGGTCCAACGCCATCAAGTTCGTGCCAGTGAGAATTTTTCAGGACTGTCGCAGCCTGAAGTTTCTAGACATAGGATACAATCAGTTAAAGAGCCTGGCTCGAAACTCTTTCGCAGGCTTGTTCAAACTCACTGAGCTGCACCTCGAGCACAATGACTTGGTGAAAGTGAATTTAGCCCATTTTCCCAGGCTCATCTCCCTGCACTCCCTCTGCTTGCGAAGGAATAAAGTTACCATCGTAGTAAACACTTTGGACTGGATATGGCAACTCGAAAAGATGGATCTCTCCGGCAACGAAATCGAATACATCGAACCTCACGTTTTCGAAAGTGTACCTCATCTcaaatccctgcagctggacTCCAACCGGCTGACCTACATCGACTCCCGAGTCCTGGACTCCTGGAAGTCCCTGACGAGCATCAGCCTGTCCGCCAACGCCTGGGACTGCAGCCGGAACGTCTGCGCCCTGGCCTCCTGGCTGAGCAACTTCCAGGGTCGCTACGACAGCAACCTGCTGTGTGCCACCCCCGAGTACGCCCAGGGAGAGGATGTTTTGGATGCTGTCTACGCCTTTCACTTGTGCGAGGACGACGCCGACCCCACGAGCGTCAACACCTTCTCGCCGGTGGCCAACAACAGCGAGCAGACGCCGGGCTACGGCTCGGCCACCGCCACCTACGACGCGCCCGACGGCGACGAGGACCGGACCACGTACGCCGTCACCATCACCATGCCCGGCGAGAACTCCGAGAACGCCGTGCAGATCCACAAGGTGGTGACGGGCACCATGGCgctgattttttccttcctcatcGTGGTTTTGGTGTTGTACGTCTCCTGGAAGTGCTTCCCGGCCGGCTTAAGGCAACTAAGACAGTGCTTTGTCACACAGCGcaggaagcagaagcagaaacagACCATGCACCAAATGGCTGCCATGTCAGCCCAGGAGTATTATGTTGATTACAAACCCAACCACATTGAGGGAGCCCTGGTGATCATTAATGAGTACGGATCTTGCTCCTGTCACCAGCAGCCAGCGAGGGAATGCGAGGTGTGATTTTCCTTTGGGATTTAAACAGTGTGCAACCAAATAACAGCGTGCAGGCAGACAGTGGCACGGGGTGGGGGGgggtgctgggctttgctggtgATTTCTGACGTGCACCCCTGCCCAAATTGTTTAAGAGGGGCTGTCCGAGAGACTTGATATTTTAGCTTTATCGTGTCTTAAAAAACCTTCAGGACAGCCAATCTTAAGGTTTCATATGCTAATACTCCCTTTGAAGATCTGTCAATATTCAGGAATCTGAGAGTGTAAAAAAGGTACCAATTATTGATCTTTTGTAAACTaagaaaactgtttaaaataaaaaaaaaaaaaaaaatagcatttacaGTTTTTACAGACTGGTTCCCTGTATACAAAATGCAACAGTTTAACCTCTCTCTCTTCATGCTGAGTGTTGAAAAGTCAAGGAGCAAAGAAGCCACGTAAAATAGAAAGCTTAAAATTACCCAGGTGGCTTCCCATTGTAATTAGCACACATTCACCTACATCATGTTGCTGAAGATATGAAGCATGACACTGGAATTCTATTTTTGTTAATGTGCTACCTGTAACTGGACATCAGTACAACAAGGAGCCAGGGCACCTCAGAAAGGCTGAAGTTTTAATTGTGTCCCTAGGGCTGAATTTCTGAGGATTTTAAAGTCCAGCTCACTTGTTGGTTGCTGTAAGATCTATAAAAGCTGCATTATAACCCCTAAAAGTATTTTGTATCAAAAATGATCAGATTGCAAAgattcacttaaaaaaaaacaaccaacaaaacccaaacaagtgAAACACTGCCAAAATGTGCTCAtcagaattttctttaatatatatagatatattttcaaaagtgcTAAATTTAAGGGCTTTTACTTGCATTTCCCACTTTATGCTTGTTTTGAGCTATGCCAAGAGCAAAGATCCCCTTGTTTTGTGCCCTGTGGTGCCATGGTGAATGGAGAAGAGCAAAAGCAATTATTTGGGTCTCAGTGGTGAAActcaaaagcaaaaccagtgtcAAGGTAGGACAGAGAGTTTTCAGTGCACCCTTCTGGGTCCTGTAGCAAAGTGCTGGCAAAGCCCAGCTCGTGTCCCTCCCTTTCAGCACCAGCCTtcactaacaaaaaaaaacaaccccaaaagctctgcagaggctggaggcagATGCACCCTCCCTACTAAGGACTGAAAAATGGCATTGATGGATATGAGCAGTGATTTCATGGTGTAGAATCCCCCAGCTGTTTTATCTGACTGCCCTTAAATAAAGGCTTCCTTTCCttgtattttggatttttcatTCCAGAAT
This genomic window contains:
- the LRRTM1 gene encoding leucine-rich repeat transmembrane neuronal protein 1, producing the protein MEVVTLWKRNLKRFNGHSQAYSEIFLLMDFLLIGLCLNWLLRKPPGLILCTLGIFSKMLPAVNSGCPQLCRCEGRLLYCESLNLTEMPRNLSGMMGLSLRYNSLSELHDGQFTGLMQLTWLYLDHNHICSVEGNAFQKLRRVKELTLSSNKITQLPNTTFRPMPNLRSVDLSYNNLQSLEPDLFHGLRKLTTLHMRSNAIKFVPVRIFQDCRSLKFLDIGYNQLKSLARNSFAGLFKLTELHLEHNDLVKVNLAHFPRLISLHSLCLRRNKVTIVVNTLDWIWQLEKMDLSGNEIEYIEPHVFESVPHLKSLQLDSNRLTYIDSRVLDSWKSLTSISLSANAWDCSRNVCALASWLSNFQGRYDSNLLCATPEYAQGEDVLDAVYAFHLCEDDADPTSVNTFSPVANNSEQTPGYGSATATYDAPDGDEDRTTYAVTITMPGENSENAVQIHKVVTGTMALIFSFLIVVLVLYVSWKCFPAGLRQLRQCFVTQRRKQKQKQTMHQMAAMSAQEYYVDYKPNHIEGALVIINEYGSCSCHQQPARECEV